A genomic stretch from Catenulispora sp. GP43 includes:
- a CDS encoding CRTAC1 family protein has translation MAFSERLRRLVPGVTALILGIVMVFVSNVPVQASGGDAVAKQFSFQEMPIAYPPGYDSLPQQTVRQVNPAYYKIRSWISSVGAGVAINDLTGHGKADGMCIVDTRTDKVVVTYTPTAAAADRFTPFTLEPAPLPYDSSSMAPMGCTPGDFNGDGRMDLLVSYWGRTPVLFLATNGSGPLSAASYKPVELVPSASPDGKYHGPQWNTNAIAVGDFAGQGHPDIIVGNYFPNSAVLDPRGQKNVQMPNSLSSANNGGGAHVLRWVSATSGTDPTAGYVEDQDAIPFANSAGWTLAIASADLTGAGLPDVYIANDFGHAFVLHNVSDGKTIKFSTVFGKRTATTPKSFVMGNGSFKGMGVDFGDVDDNGRFDAMVSNITTAWGLEESNFLWINQASTGAEMKKDLDDGYAPFTQQAQQYGVAWTGWCWDTKMADFTNSGKPEILQADGFVKGDIDRWPWLQEMAMMNDDLLSNPAMWPNVGPGDDIAGDQSMAFYAPNSSGKYVNVSKQLGLAVPTPTRGIATGDTTGTGRLDFAISRQFGAPAFYANTETDLGDYLDLNLVRPSTDGQTGTGLEGAGTPAYGATVTVTAGGKTQISQLDGGSGHTGKRSFDVHFGFGMYMGPVQVHLQWRDTQGRLHSQDMQLPEGSHTLMLSGNAQEVPAK, from the coding sequence ATGGCGTTCTCCGAACGTCTTCGCAGACTGGTTCCAGGCGTCACGGCGCTGATTCTCGGAATCGTCATGGTCTTCGTTTCGAATGTTCCGGTCCAGGCCAGCGGCGGCGACGCGGTCGCCAAACAGTTCTCCTTCCAGGAGATGCCGATCGCCTATCCGCCCGGCTACGACAGCCTGCCCCAGCAGACCGTCCGCCAGGTGAATCCGGCCTATTACAAGATCCGGTCCTGGATCTCCTCGGTCGGGGCCGGCGTCGCCATCAACGACCTGACCGGGCACGGTAAGGCCGACGGGATGTGCATCGTCGACACCCGGACCGACAAGGTGGTGGTGACCTACACGCCGACCGCCGCGGCCGCCGACCGGTTCACCCCCTTCACCCTGGAGCCGGCGCCGCTGCCGTACGACAGCTCCTCGATGGCGCCGATGGGCTGCACCCCCGGCGACTTCAACGGCGACGGCCGGATGGACCTGCTGGTCAGCTACTGGGGCCGCACACCGGTGCTGTTCCTGGCCACGAACGGGTCCGGCCCGCTGTCGGCGGCGTCCTACAAGCCCGTGGAGCTCGTGCCCTCGGCCAGCCCCGACGGCAAGTACCACGGCCCGCAATGGAACACCAACGCCATCGCCGTCGGCGACTTCGCCGGCCAGGGCCACCCCGACATCATCGTCGGCAATTACTTCCCGAACTCCGCGGTCCTGGACCCCAGGGGGCAGAAGAACGTCCAGATGCCCAACAGCCTGTCCAGCGCCAACAACGGCGGCGGGGCGCACGTGCTGCGCTGGGTGAGCGCGACCTCCGGCACCGACCCCACGGCCGGCTACGTCGAGGACCAGGACGCCATCCCGTTCGCCAACTCCGCGGGCTGGACGCTGGCCATCGCCTCGGCCGACCTCACCGGTGCCGGCCTGCCGGACGTCTACATCGCCAACGACTTCGGGCACGCCTTCGTCCTACACAACGTCTCGGACGGCAAGACCATCAAGTTCTCCACCGTCTTCGGCAAGCGCACGGCGACCACCCCGAAGTCCTTCGTCATGGGCAACGGCTCGTTCAAGGGCATGGGCGTGGACTTCGGCGACGTGGACGACAACGGCCGCTTCGACGCCATGGTCTCCAACATCACCACCGCCTGGGGTCTGGAGGAGAGCAACTTCCTGTGGATCAACCAGGCGAGCACCGGCGCGGAGATGAAGAAGGACTTGGACGACGGCTACGCGCCGTTCACGCAGCAGGCCCAGCAGTACGGCGTGGCGTGGACCGGCTGGTGCTGGGACACCAAGATGGCCGATTTCACCAACAGCGGCAAGCCGGAGATCCTGCAGGCCGACGGCTTCGTCAAGGGCGACATCGACCGGTGGCCGTGGCTGCAGGAGATGGCCATGATGAACGACGACCTGCTGTCGAACCCCGCGATGTGGCCGAACGTCGGGCCCGGCGACGACATCGCCGGCGACCAGTCCATGGCCTTCTACGCGCCCAACTCCAGCGGCAAGTACGTGAACGTCAGCAAGCAGCTGGGGCTGGCCGTGCCGACCCCGACCCGCGGCATCGCCACCGGCGACACCACCGGCACCGGCCGGCTGGACTTCGCGATCTCCCGCCAGTTCGGCGCCCCGGCGTTCTACGCCAACACCGAGACCGATCTCGGCGACTACCTGGACCTGAACCTGGTGCGTCCCTCGACCGACGGCCAGACGGGCACCGGGCTGGAAGGCGCCGGCACCCCGGCCTACGGCGCGACCGTCACCGTGACCGCCGGCGGCAAGACCCAAATCTCGCAACTGGACGGCGGCAGCGGCCACACCGGCAAGCGCAGCTTCGACGTGCACTTCGGCTTCGGCATGTACATGGGCCCGGTCCAGGTGCACCTGCAGTGGCGCGACACCCAGGGCCGGCTCCACTCCCAGGACATGCAACTCCCCGAGGGCAGCCACACCCTGATGCTGTCCGGCAACGCGCAGGAGGTTCCGGCGAAATGA